In a single window of the Atlantibacter hermannii genome:
- the nudE gene encoding ADP compounds hydrolase, translating to MSKPLQKPTILRVETVARSRLFNVETVDLEFSNGVRRVYERMRPSTREAVMIVPIIDDCLVLIQEYAVGTESYELGFSKGLIDPGETVFEAANRELKEEVGFGAHQLTFLKKLTMAPSYFSSKMNIVVAENLYPESLQGDEPEPLPKVHWPLKEMMTLLEEPDFNEARNVSALFLVREWLRAQGRI from the coding sequence ATGAGTAAACCATTACAAAAACCCACTATTTTGCGCGTTGAAACCGTAGCCCGTTCGCGCCTGTTTAATGTCGAAACGGTAGATCTCGAGTTCAGCAATGGCGTGCGTCGGGTTTACGAAAGGATGCGGCCCTCAACGCGAGAAGCGGTCATGATCGTGCCGATCATTGATGATTGCCTGGTGCTCATCCAGGAGTATGCAGTGGGGACGGAATCCTATGAGCTCGGTTTTTCAAAAGGATTAATCGATCCCGGTGAAACGGTGTTTGAGGCGGCAAATCGCGAACTCAAAGAAGAAGTAGGCTTTGGCGCGCATCAACTCACCTTCCTGAAAAAACTGACCATGGCGCCTTCCTATTTTTCCAGCAAGATGAATATCGTGGTGGCGGAAAATCTCTACCCGGAATCGCTCCAGGGCGATGAGCCCGAGCCGCTTCCAAAAGTGCACTGGCCGCTGAAAGAGATGATGACGCTGTTAGAGGAACCCGATTTCAACGAGGCGCGTAACGTCAGCGCCCTGTTCCTGGTGCGCGAGTGGCTGCGCGCGCAAGGCCGCATCTAA
- the mrcA gene encoding Penicillin-binding protein 1A: protein MKFVKYLFILAVCCILLGAGSIYGLYKYVEPQLPDVATLKDVRLQIPMQVYSADNELIAQFGEKRRIPLTLNQIPPELVKAIIATEDSRFYEHHGVDPVGIFRATSVALFSGHASQGASTITQQLARNFFLSPERKLMRKIKEVFLAIRIEQLLSKDEILELYLNKIYLGYRAYGVGAAAQVYFGKTVDQLTLSEIAVIAGLPKAPSTYNPLYSLDRATARRNVVLSRMLNEGYITQQQYETARNETIDANYHAPEIAFSSPYLAELVRQEMVSRYGEKAYEDGYKVYTTVKRKDQQAAQQAVRDNVLAYDMRHGYRGPANVLWKVGEAAWDEKKIIETLKGLPGYGPLRAAVVTQANAEEATALLADGSSVSLKMAGVRWARPYRSDTAQGPTPRRVTDVLQAGQQIWVRQVDESWWLAQVPDVNSALVSLNPRDGAVLALVGGFDFNQSKFNRATQALRQVGSNIKPFLYTAAMDKGLTLASILNDVPISRWDAGAGSDWRPKNSPAEYAGPIRLRQGLGQSKNVVMVRAMRAMGVDYAAEYLQRFGFPAQNIVHTESLALGSASFTPMQVARGYAVMANGGFLVDPYFITKIENEQGDSIFEARPKVACPECDLPVIYGETPKSNVLDNSNVEDVAVSQEQQNAAVPMPQLEQVNRALVARSQPQEYAPHVISTPLAFLMKSALNSNVFGEPGWQGTGWRAGRDLQRKDIGGKTGTTNSSKDAWFSGYGPGVVTSVWIGFDDHRRDLGRTTASGAIKDQISGYEGGAKSAQPAWDAFMKAILEGVPEEPLTPPPGIVSVNIDRSTGQLANGGNSREEYFIEGTQPTQHAVHEVGTTLIDNGEVHELF, encoded by the coding sequence GTGAAGTTCGTAAAGTATTTATTCATCCTTGCAGTGTGTTGCATTCTGCTGGGAGCAGGCTCGATCTACGGGCTGTACAAATATGTTGAGCCGCAGCTGCCTGATGTTGCGACGCTAAAAGATGTGCGGTTGCAGATCCCGATGCAGGTCTACAGTGCGGATAATGAACTTATTGCGCAGTTCGGCGAAAAACGCCGCATTCCGTTAACGCTCAATCAAATCCCACCTGAATTAGTCAAAGCGATTATCGCAACGGAAGACAGCCGCTTTTATGAGCATCACGGCGTCGACCCGGTCGGGATATTCCGTGCCACCAGCGTGGCGCTGTTCTCCGGTCATGCGTCCCAGGGGGCCAGTACCATTACGCAGCAGCTGGCGCGTAACTTCTTTCTGAGTCCCGAGCGTAAACTGATGCGAAAAATCAAAGAGGTTTTCCTCGCGATTCGCATTGAGCAACTGCTCAGTAAAGACGAAATTCTCGAGCTGTATCTCAACAAAATTTACCTGGGTTACCGCGCCTATGGCGTCGGCGCCGCCGCGCAGGTGTATTTCGGCAAAACCGTTGATCAACTTACATTGAGTGAAATCGCGGTAATCGCCGGTTTGCCGAAAGCACCGTCAACCTATAACCCGCTTTATTCGCTGGATCGGGCGACGGCACGCCGCAATGTGGTGCTGTCACGCATGCTGAACGAAGGCTACATCACGCAGCAACAGTACGAAACGGCGCGTAATGAAACCATCGACGCCAACTATCACGCCCCGGAAATCGCCTTTTCATCGCCTTATCTTGCCGAACTGGTGCGCCAGGAGATGGTCAGCCGTTACGGTGAGAAAGCGTACGAAGATGGTTATAAGGTCTACACCACGGTTAAGCGCAAAGATCAGCAAGCGGCGCAGCAGGCGGTACGCGATAACGTGCTTGCCTACGATATGCGCCACGGCTATCGCGGCCCTGCCAATGTGCTGTGGAAAGTGGGCGAAGCGGCCTGGGATGAGAAGAAAATTATTGAGACGCTGAAAGGCCTGCCCGGCTATGGCCCGTTACGCGCGGCTGTGGTGACTCAGGCGAATGCCGAAGAAGCCACCGCCCTGCTGGCCGATGGCTCCAGTGTCTCCTTAAAAATGGCGGGCGTTCGTTGGGCCCGTCCTTACCGCTCCGATACTGCTCAGGGGCCGACTCCGCGTCGGGTAACCGATGTGCTGCAAGCTGGCCAGCAAATTTGGGTGCGTCAGGTTGATGAGAGCTGGTGGCTGGCACAGGTGCCGGACGTCAACTCCGCACTGGTTTCGCTTAACCCGCGTGACGGCGCAGTCCTTGCGCTGGTTGGCGGCTTCGACTTTAACCAGAGTAAGTTTAACCGTGCGACGCAGGCGCTGCGCCAGGTTGGTTCAAACATCAAGCCGTTCCTGTACACCGCCGCAATGGATAAGGGGTTAACCCTCGCAAGTATCCTGAACGATGTGCCGATTTCCCGCTGGGATGCCGGCGCGGGTTCCGACTGGCGTCCAAAAAACTCCCCGGCGGAATATGCCGGGCCGATCCGTCTGCGTCAGGGCTTAGGGCAGTCTAAAAACGTGGTGATGGTGCGGGCGATGCGCGCGATGGGCGTGGATTACGCAGCGGAATATCTGCAACGCTTCGGTTTCCCGGCGCAAAATATTGTTCATACCGAATCACTGGCGCTGGGTTCCGCCTCGTTTACGCCAATGCAGGTGGCACGCGGCTACGCGGTGATGGCCAACGGCGGCTTCCTGGTCGATCCCTATTTCATCACCAAGATTGAGAATGAACAGGGCGACAGCATTTTCGAAGCCCGGCCTAAAGTGGCATGCCCGGAATGCGACCTGCCGGTTATTTACGGCGAGACGCCGAAGTCTAACGTGCTCGACAACAGCAACGTAGAAGACGTCGCCGTTTCTCAGGAACAGCAAAACGCCGCGGTGCCGATGCCGCAACTGGAACAGGTTAACCGCGCATTAGTCGCCCGGAGCCAGCCTCAGGAGTACGCGCCGCACGTGATTAGTACGCCGCTGGCCTTCCTGATGAAAAGCGCGCTGAACTCTAACGTATTTGGCGAGCCAGGCTGGCAGGGCACCGGCTGGCGCGCCGGGCGCGATTTGCAGCGTAAGGATATCGGCGGTAAAACCGGGACGACCAACAGCTCTAAAGATGCCTGGTTCTCGGGTTACGGCCCGGGCGTGGTCACCTCCGTATGGATTGGCTTTGACGATCACCGTCGCGACTTAGGCCGCACGACCGCCTCCGGCGCGATCAAGGATCAGATTTCAGGTTATGAAGGGGGCGCGAAAAGTGCGCAGCCCGCCTGGGACGCGTTTATGAAAGCCATCCTTGAAGGCGTGCCGGAAGAGCCGTTAACGCCGCCACCGGGAATTGTGAGCGTCAATATCGATCGCAGCACCGGGCAGTTGGCTAACGGCGGGAACAGTCGCGAAGAGTATTTCATCGAAGGGACGCAGCCAACGCAGCATGCGGTGCATGAAGTGGGCACCACCCTTATCGATAACGGTGAAGTCCACGAGCTATTCTAA
- the aroB gene encoding 3-dehydroquinate synthase, with the protein MEQLTVTLGERSYPITIAAGLFNEPASFWPLRAGDQTMLVTNETLAPLYLDKVRRVLEQAGVNVDQVILPDGEQHKSLAVLETVFSALLQKPHGRDTTLVALGGGVIGDLTGFAAACYQRGVRFIQVPTTLLSQVDSSVGGKTAVNHPLGKNMIGAFYQPASVVVDLDCLQTLPPRELSSGLAEVIKYGIILDGAFFDWLEANLDAVMALDTTAMAYCIRRCCELKAEVVAADERESGLRALLNLGHTFGHAIEAEMGYGNWLHGEAVAAGMVMAARTAQRLGQFHEDEIQRIITLLKRAGLPVNGPQSMAPAAYLPHMMRDKKVLAGELRLVLPLAIGKSEVRGGVSHDLVLSAIADCWQA; encoded by the coding sequence ATGGAGCAGTTAACAGTCACTCTCGGGGAACGCAGTTACCCTATCACCATCGCTGCCGGCTTATTCAATGAGCCGGCTTCCTTTTGGCCTTTGCGCGCGGGTGACCAGACGATGTTGGTCACAAATGAAACCCTGGCCCCGTTGTACCTGGATAAGGTTCGCCGGGTGCTGGAGCAGGCGGGCGTTAACGTAGATCAGGTGATTCTCCCTGACGGCGAACAACATAAAAGCCTGGCCGTGCTGGAAACCGTCTTTAGTGCGTTATTGCAAAAACCTCATGGTCGGGATACCACGCTTGTCGCGCTTGGCGGCGGCGTGATTGGCGATCTCACCGGTTTCGCCGCAGCCTGTTATCAGCGCGGCGTACGCTTTATTCAGGTGCCGACCACTTTGCTTTCCCAGGTCGACTCCTCTGTCGGCGGTAAAACCGCCGTCAACCATCCTCTCGGCAAAAACATGATCGGCGCGTTTTATCAGCCCGCGTCTGTGGTCGTCGATTTGGATTGTTTACAAACCCTTCCTCCTCGCGAGCTCTCTTCCGGGCTGGCCGAAGTCATCAAATACGGCATTATTCTTGATGGCGCATTCTTCGACTGGCTGGAAGCGAACCTGGACGCGGTCATGGCGCTTGATACCACCGCGATGGCGTACTGTATTCGCCGTTGCTGTGAGCTGAAAGCAGAAGTTGTGGCGGCGGACGAGCGCGAAAGCGGCTTACGTGCTTTACTCAACTTGGGCCATACCTTTGGGCATGCCATTGAAGCGGAAATGGGCTACGGCAACTGGCTGCATGGCGAAGCTGTGGCGGCCGGCATGGTGATGGCGGCGCGTACCGCGCAGCGTCTGGGCCAGTTTCATGAAGATGAGATCCAGCGCATTATCACGTTGCTCAAACGCGCAGGGCTGCCGGTAAACGGCCCGCAAAGCATGGCGCCTGCCGCTTATTTGCCGCATATGATGCGGGATAAAAAAGTGTTGGCTGGCGAACTCCGCCTGGTGCTTCCACTGGCGATAGGCAAAAGTGAAGTACGCGGCGGCGTGTCGCATGACCTGGTACTCAGTGCGATTGCGGATTGTTGGCAAGCGTAA
- the hofQ gene encoding outer membrane porin HofQ produces the protein MFRFIGLLLPLTALAAEPVSKISLVVDEVPVRQVLQALAETEKQNVIVAPEVEGNVTLHLVDVPWQTAFQTVMDTSQLHWRKEGGILRVYPAQWRKRQQQEQEEARVQRLSNQPLTTQTIMLRYADASELATLMTGQGDKILGPKGSVIADKRTNRLLVSDNNASLKRIESWIATMDVPVGQVELSAHIVTINQTSLRELGVKWSTGEGEGKVRRYRPDSVSIDLPVPDASTRIGFNIGRINGNMLDLELSALERKHKLEIIASPRLLASHQQPASIKQGSEIPYQVSSGESGATSIEFKEAVLGMEVTPTIQPYGRIKMKLRISQNMPGQILKQSDGEVMAIDKQEIETQVEIKDGETIALGGIFQQKRKGGKDSVPVLGDIPLLGGLFRYDGKDDERRELVVFITPRLIAPKP, from the coding sequence ATGTTCAGATTCATCGGGCTGTTGCTCCCGTTAACCGCCCTGGCCGCAGAGCCGGTCAGTAAAATCTCGCTGGTCGTGGATGAGGTGCCCGTGCGACAGGTGTTACAGGCGCTGGCGGAAACAGAAAAGCAGAATGTGATTGTCGCCCCGGAGGTAGAGGGCAATGTGACGCTGCATCTGGTAGACGTACCCTGGCAAACGGCGTTTCAGACCGTCATGGATACCAGTCAGCTTCACTGGCGCAAAGAAGGCGGCATTCTGCGCGTTTACCCGGCACAGTGGCGCAAACGCCAGCAACAGGAACAGGAGGAAGCCCGGGTACAGCGGCTCAGTAACCAACCGCTCACCACCCAAACGATCATGCTGCGTTATGCCGATGCGTCCGAGCTCGCCACACTGATGACGGGGCAGGGTGATAAAATTCTTGGGCCGAAAGGCAGCGTTATTGCGGATAAACGCACCAACCGCTTGCTTGTCAGCGATAACAACGCCTCGTTAAAGCGGATTGAAAGCTGGATCGCCACAATGGATGTCCCGGTGGGGCAGGTGGAGCTGTCTGCGCATATCGTCACCATTAACCAAACCAGTTTGCGTGAACTGGGCGTTAAATGGAGTACCGGCGAAGGCGAAGGAAAAGTTCGGCGCTATCGGCCTGATTCGGTTTCCATTGACCTGCCTGTACCGGACGCGTCCACGCGCATTGGATTCAATATCGGGCGGATTAACGGCAATATGCTCGATCTGGAACTTTCCGCGCTGGAGCGGAAACACAAACTGGAAATCATCGCCAGTCCACGTCTTTTGGCCTCGCATCAACAGCCAGCGAGCATTAAACAGGGCAGTGAAATTCCCTATCAGGTCTCCAGCGGCGAAAGCGGCGCGACGTCAATTGAGTTTAAAGAGGCCGTATTAGGAATGGAGGTCACGCCGACCATTCAGCCTTATGGCCGAATAAAAATGAAATTGCGCATTAGCCAAAATATGCCGGGACAAATCCTTAAGCAATCTGATGGCGAAGTCATGGCAATCGATAAGCAGGAAATCGAAACGCAGGTGGAAATAAAAGATGGCGAAACCATTGCGCTGGGCGGGATCTTTCAACAAAAACGCAAAGGCGGTAAAGATAGCGTGCCGGTGTTAGGCGATATTCCCCTGCTCGGCGGTCTGTTTCGCTATGACGGCAAAGATGATGAGCGCCGGGAATTGGTGGTATTTATCACCCCGCGTCTGATCGCGCCGAAACCTTAG
- the hofO gene encoding protein involved in utilization of DNA as a carbon source: protein MRRPVEQWLTAGAWHRIVSWIVVMLLLTILCWALMIRPAHRTLEQWRTERAATLHALEQEQHKARELEIQIAAAQRNLPALEVHTLSAASVSALPGVTLMTWQPQGKRASLAVRGQWQPLLNLFTALADTDARLTGFSFSPGEDALMLTLQLEIDHES, encoded by the coding sequence ATGCGCAGACCCGTTGAACAATGGCTTACCGCCGGGGCGTGGCACCGTATCGTGAGCTGGATTGTCGTCATGCTGCTGTTAACCATCCTGTGCTGGGCGCTGATGATACGCCCGGCCCACCGCACGCTTGAGCAATGGCGGACTGAGCGCGCCGCAACGCTACACGCGCTGGAACAGGAACAACACAAAGCGCGGGAGCTGGAGATTCAGATCGCGGCGGCGCAGCGCAATTTGCCTGCGCTGGAGGTGCACACCTTATCTGCCGCATCGGTGAGTGCTCTCCCCGGTGTTACGTTGATGACATGGCAGCCCCAGGGAAAGCGCGCCAGTCTGGCTGTGCGGGGCCAGTGGCAGCCGCTCCTGAATCTCTTTACGGCGCTGGCTGACACGGATGCCAGATTAACAGGATTCTCTTTCTCCCCTGGCGAAGACGCGCTGATGCTTACCCTGCAACTGGAGATTGACCATGAAAGTTAG
- the yrfD gene encoding pilus assembly protein, producing the protein MVSRVWNTGLHLQQDGVRAVALQRRREGWQLNKWWYFPFADVKERSGPLADNAALLNALQALRAELPSHHHLRIAFPARRTLVRTLPLPSRLSESECQAYVTASNAKALQMPPGSLLSDYCPDAAQTTLSVTAAHRQEVDDVTALMARAGFTHYALTPDACALTSFFPFAAPQVQGIAAHDGEQWLWATRDRWGCQAQGGMDVLSETLSLTPSQWLCCGESPEQDYPVCHPWRWLTWQHPPKAPDEWRFAVALGLALGSYAS; encoded by the coding sequence ATGGTCAGTCGCGTATGGAATACCGGGCTTCATCTTCAACAGGATGGCGTAAGAGCGGTGGCGTTGCAGCGCCGTCGGGAAGGGTGGCAGCTCAACAAATGGTGGTACTTTCCCTTCGCAGATGTGAAGGAGCGCAGTGGGCCTCTCGCTGATAACGCAGCGTTGCTTAACGCGTTGCAGGCGCTGCGCGCCGAACTGCCTTCGCACCATCATTTGCGTATCGCCTTTCCCGCCCGGCGGACGCTGGTCCGCACGCTGCCGCTGCCCTCCCGGCTGAGTGAGTCAGAATGCCAGGCGTATGTCACGGCCAGCAACGCTAAAGCGCTGCAAATGCCGCCTGGCAGCCTGCTATCCGATTACTGCCCTGATGCCGCACAAACCACGCTTTCTGTTACCGCCGCCCACCGCCAGGAAGTGGATGATGTGACGGCGCTGATGGCGCGTGCCGGGTTTACACACTATGCCTTAACCCCTGACGCCTGTGCGCTAACCAGCTTTTTCCCCTTCGCCGCCCCGCAGGTTCAGGGTATTGCCGCTCACGATGGCGAGCAGTGGCTTTGGGCCACGCGCGATCGCTGGGGATGCCAGGCTCAGGGCGGAATGGATGTCCTGAGTGAAACACTTTCTCTGACACCGTCTCAGTGGCTGTGTTGTGGCGAATCCCCGGAGCAGGATTACCCCGTCTGCCATCCCTGGCGATGGCTCACATGGCAACATCCGCCGAAGGCGCCGGATGAGTGGCGCTTCGCGGTCGCACTGGGGCTGGCGCTAGGGAGCTACGCATCGTGA
- the aroK gene encoding shikimate kinase I: MAEKRNIFLVGPMGAGKSTIGRQLAQQLNMEFYDSDQEIEKRTGADVGWVFDVEGEEGFRDREEKVINELTEKQGIVLATGGGSVKSRETRNRLSARGVVVYLETTIEKQLARTQRDKKRPLLQVETPPREVLEALAGERNPLYEEIADVTIRTDDQSAKVVANQIIHMLENN; encoded by the coding sequence ATGGCAGAGAAACGCAATATCTTTCTGGTTGGGCCGATGGGTGCTGGCAAAAGCACGATTGGGCGTCAGTTAGCTCAGCAGCTCAATATGGAATTTTACGATTCTGATCAAGAGATTGAGAAACGAACCGGCGCTGACGTAGGTTGGGTCTTCGACGTAGAAGGCGAAGAAGGGTTCCGTGACAGAGAAGAAAAAGTAATTAACGAACTCACCGAGAAGCAGGGCATCGTGCTGGCTACCGGCGGCGGCTCTGTGAAATCTCGCGAAACGCGTAACCGTCTCTCCGCTCGCGGCGTGGTGGTCTATCTCGAAACCACTATTGAAAAACAACTGGCTCGCACTCAACGCGATAAGAAGCGCCCTTTGCTGCAGGTTGAAACCCCGCCTCGCGAAGTTCTGGAAGCGCTGGCCGGTGAACGCAATCCGCTGTATGAAGAGATTGCCGATGTAACCATTCGCACTGACGATCAAAGCGCGAAAGTTGTGGCAAACCAGATTATTCATATGCTGGAAAACAACTGA
- the hofP gene encoding protein involved in utilization of DNA as a carbon source, with translation MKVSGAALALLCCLAAEAAPRDPFQAPVERCPQVQWDKWRYHGMVGGGAAIKAIIETPEGKWLRVSPGQWLTAALRVQTVAVDEIVIATPPACGEGQLHWRLKEKFHDMDVQIHRAVAPVNRPGRRAGQ, from the coding sequence ATGAAAGTTAGCGGCGCGGCACTGGCGTTGCTGTGCTGCCTGGCCGCTGAGGCCGCCCCTCGCGATCCGTTTCAGGCTCCGGTGGAACGTTGCCCGCAGGTGCAATGGGACAAATGGCGCTATCACGGCATGGTGGGCGGCGGCGCGGCAATAAAAGCCATTATCGAAACGCCGGAAGGAAAATGGCTTCGGGTCAGCCCGGGCCAGTGGTTAACGGCGGCGCTGCGGGTGCAGACCGTCGCCGTGGACGAAATTGTGATAGCCACGCCGCCCGCCTGCGGGGAAGGCCAGCTTCACTGGCGATTAAAGGAAAAGTTTCATGATATGGATGTTCAGATTCATCGGGCTGTTGCTCCCGTTAACCGCCCTGGCCGCAGAGCCGGTCAGTAA